One part of the Malus sylvestris chromosome 2, drMalSylv7.2, whole genome shotgun sequence genome encodes these proteins:
- the LOC126612445 gene encoding uncharacterized protein LOC126612445 isoform X1 gives MTDKYAGLHCVLVDEKDDTFLCKASIKRFNTSYEWWYAACPTCAKQMYKDPTTAQQMCQKHINQMPTPWYKVFLVLEDETNEINALIIGKLGEKVFGMPCKDLVYNQRSTDHKQLPSEFFRLIGQRKNFHLWFGSRRNLLNSNDLLIYNVSEDTMIQPTTPVFYERNCSVFDNSFIVHYTS, from the exons ATGACTGATAAATATGCAGGTCTACACTGTGTATTAGTTGATGAAAAG GATGATACATTTTTGTGCAAGGCATCAATTAAGCGGTTTAACACATCATATGAATGGTGGTATGCTGCTTGCCCTACATGTGCCAAACAAATGTACAAGGACCCAACAACTGCTCAACAGATGTGCCAAAAACATATAAATCAAATGCCAACTCCTTG GTACAAAGTGTTCTTGGTCCTTGAAGACGAAACAAATGAGATCAATGCTCTCATTATCGGCAAATTAGGAGAAAAGGTCTTTGGCATGCCATGCAAAGATTTGGtttacaatcaaagatcaacaGATCACAAGCAATTACCAAGTGAGTTTTTCAGACTTATAGGCCAAAGGAAAAATTTTCACCTTTGGTTTGGAAGCCGACGAAATTTGTTGAATTCAAATGATCTCCTTATCTACAATGTTTCTGAGGACACAATGATCCAACCAACAACACCAGTCTTTTATGAAAGAAATTGCAGTGTCTTCGACAACAGTTTCATCGTCCACTACACCAGCTGA
- the LOC126612445 gene encoding uncharacterized protein LOC126612445 isoform X2 encodes MTDKYAGLHCVLVDEKDDTFLCKASIKRFNTSYEWWYAACPTCAKQMYKDPTTAQQMCQKHINQMPTPWYKVFLVLEDETNEINALIIGKLGEKVFGMPCKDLVYNQRSTDHKQLPKIAVSSTTVSSSTTPAEKTGETHKRKRDSIRRALFTEAKNRQRKSLMQMSRILVRFQSNC; translated from the exons ATGACTGATAAATATGCAGGTCTACACTGTGTATTAGTTGATGAAAAG GATGATACATTTTTGTGCAAGGCATCAATTAAGCGGTTTAACACATCATATGAATGGTGGTATGCTGCTTGCCCTACATGTGCCAAACAAATGTACAAGGACCCAACAACTGCTCAACAGATGTGCCAAAAACATATAAATCAAATGCCAACTCCTTG GTACAAAGTGTTCTTGGTCCTTGAAGACGAAACAAATGAGATCAATGCTCTCATTATCGGCAAATTAGGAGAAAAGGTCTTTGGCATGCCATGCAAAGATTTGGtttacaatcaaagatcaacaGATCACAAGCAATTACCAA AAATTGCAGTGTCTTCGACAACAGTTTCATCGTCCACTACACCAGCTGAAAAAACTGGAGAAACGCACAAGAGGAAAAGAGATTCCATCAGAAGAGCCCTTTTTACAGAGGCTAAAAACAG ACAGAGGAAGTCTCTGATGCAGATGTCTAGGATTTTGGTCAGGTTCCAAtcaaattgttga
- the LOC126612445 gene encoding uncharacterized protein LOC126612445 isoform X6 translates to MTDKYAGLHCVLVDEKDDTFLCKASIKRFNTSYEWWYAACPTCAKQMYKDPTTAQQMCQKHINQMPTPWYKVFLVLEDETNEINALIIGKLGEKVFGMPCKDLVYNQRSTDHKQLPMSSTTVSSSTTPAEKTGETHKRKRDSIRRALFTEAKNRGSL, encoded by the exons ATGACTGATAAATATGCAGGTCTACACTGTGTATTAGTTGATGAAAAG GATGATACATTTTTGTGCAAGGCATCAATTAAGCGGTTTAACACATCATATGAATGGTGGTATGCTGCTTGCCCTACATGTGCCAAACAAATGTACAAGGACCCAACAACTGCTCAACAGATGTGCCAAAAACATATAAATCAAATGCCAACTCCTTG GTACAAAGTGTTCTTGGTCCTTGAAGACGAAACAAATGAGATCAATGCTCTCATTATCGGCAAATTAGGAGAAAAGGTCTTTGGCATGCCATGCAAAGATTTGGtttacaatcaaagatcaacaGATCACAAGCAATTACCAA TGTCTTCGACAACAGTTTCATCGTCCACTACACCAGCTGAAAAAACTGGAGAAACGCACAAGAGGAAAAGAGATTCCATCAGAAGAGCCCTTTTTACAGAGGCTAAAAACAG AGGAAGTCTCTGA
- the LOC126612445 gene encoding uncharacterized protein LOC126612445 isoform X5 has product MTDKYAGLHCVLVDEKDDTFLCKASIKRFNTSYEWWYAACPTCAKQMYKDPTTAQQMCQKHINQMPTPWYKVFLVLEDETNEINALIIGKLGEKVFGMPCKDLVYNQRSTDHKQLPKIAVSSTTVSSSTTPAEKTGETHKRKRDSIRRALFTEAKNRGSL; this is encoded by the exons ATGACTGATAAATATGCAGGTCTACACTGTGTATTAGTTGATGAAAAG GATGATACATTTTTGTGCAAGGCATCAATTAAGCGGTTTAACACATCATATGAATGGTGGTATGCTGCTTGCCCTACATGTGCCAAACAAATGTACAAGGACCCAACAACTGCTCAACAGATGTGCCAAAAACATATAAATCAAATGCCAACTCCTTG GTACAAAGTGTTCTTGGTCCTTGAAGACGAAACAAATGAGATCAATGCTCTCATTATCGGCAAATTAGGAGAAAAGGTCTTTGGCATGCCATGCAAAGATTTGGtttacaatcaaagatcaacaGATCACAAGCAATTACCAA AAATTGCAGTGTCTTCGACAACAGTTTCATCGTCCACTACACCAGCTGAAAAAACTGGAGAAACGCACAAGAGGAAAAGAGATTCCATCAGAAGAGCCCTTTTTACAGAGGCTAAAAACAG AGGAAGTCTCTGA
- the LOC126612445 gene encoding uncharacterized protein LOC126612445 isoform X3, which produces MTDKYAGLHCVLVDEKDDTFLCKASIKRFNTSYEWWYAACPTCAKQMYKDPTTAQQMCQKHINQMPTPWYKVFLVLEDETNEINALIIGKLGEKVFGMPCKDLVYNQRSTDHKQLPMSSTTVSSSTTPAEKTGETHKRKRDSIRRALFTEAKNRQRKSLMQMSRILVRFQSNC; this is translated from the exons ATGACTGATAAATATGCAGGTCTACACTGTGTATTAGTTGATGAAAAG GATGATACATTTTTGTGCAAGGCATCAATTAAGCGGTTTAACACATCATATGAATGGTGGTATGCTGCTTGCCCTACATGTGCCAAACAAATGTACAAGGACCCAACAACTGCTCAACAGATGTGCCAAAAACATATAAATCAAATGCCAACTCCTTG GTACAAAGTGTTCTTGGTCCTTGAAGACGAAACAAATGAGATCAATGCTCTCATTATCGGCAAATTAGGAGAAAAGGTCTTTGGCATGCCATGCAAAGATTTGGtttacaatcaaagatcaacaGATCACAAGCAATTACCAA TGTCTTCGACAACAGTTTCATCGTCCACTACACCAGCTGAAAAAACTGGAGAAACGCACAAGAGGAAAAGAGATTCCATCAGAAGAGCCCTTTTTACAGAGGCTAAAAACAG ACAGAGGAAGTCTCTGATGCAGATGTCTAGGATTTTGGTCAGGTTCCAAtcaaattgttga
- the LOC126612445 gene encoding uncharacterized protein LOC126612445 isoform X8 produces MTDKYAGLHCVLVDEKEQAIEVSSDEMNYDIIVPKIEADFFLQDYNRLYPRLNKTDILTDVIGHVVGVQRFGLDELTHHMNYLNISFLFLLLLHKLSIS; encoded by the exons ATGACTGATAAATATGCAGGTCTACACTGTGTATTAGTTGATGAAAAG GAACAAGCGATAGAAGTGTCTTCTGACGAAATGAACTATGATATAATAGTCCCAAAAATTGAAGCAG atttttttttgcaagattaTAATAGATTGTATCCTAGGCTGAACAAGACTGATATCCTAACAG ATGTTATTGGTCATGTGGTTGGAGTCCAGCGTTTTGGACTTGACGAGTTAACACATCATATGAACTATCTAAACATAAGCTTTCTATTTTTACTTCTTTTACATAAGCTTTCTATTTCATGA
- the LOC126612445 gene encoding uncharacterized protein LOC126612445 isoform X4, with protein MTDKYAGLHCVLVDEKDDTFLCKASIKRFNTSYEWWYAACPTCAKQMYKDPTTAQQMCQKHINQMPTPWYKVFLVLEDETNEINALIIGKLGEKVFGMPCKDLVYNQRSTDHKQLPISSSTTPAEKTGETHKRKRDSIRRALFTEAKNRLYSASQHFFLILNLFSI; from the exons ATGACTGATAAATATGCAGGTCTACACTGTGTATTAGTTGATGAAAAG GATGATACATTTTTGTGCAAGGCATCAATTAAGCGGTTTAACACATCATATGAATGGTGGTATGCTGCTTGCCCTACATGTGCCAAACAAATGTACAAGGACCCAACAACTGCTCAACAGATGTGCCAAAAACATATAAATCAAATGCCAACTCCTTG GTACAAAGTGTTCTTGGTCCTTGAAGACGAAACAAATGAGATCAATGCTCTCATTATCGGCAAATTAGGAGAAAAGGTCTTTGGCATGCCATGCAAAGATTTGGtttacaatcaaagatcaacaGATCACAAGCAATTACCAA TTTCATCGTCCACTACACCAGCTGAAAAAACTGGAGAAACGCACAAGAGGAAAAGAGATTCCATCAGAAGAGCCCTTTTTACAGAGGCTAAAAACAGGTTATATTCTGCATCACAGCATTTTTTTCTCATTCTCAATTTATTTTCAATCTGA
- the LOC126612445 gene encoding uncharacterized protein LOC126612445 isoform X7 translates to MTDKYAGLHCVLVDEKDDTFLCKASIKRFNTSYEWWYAACPTCAKQMYKDPTTAQQMCQKHINQMPTPWYKVFLVLEDETNEINALIIGKLGEKVFGMPCKDLVYNQRSTDHKQLPISSSTTPAEKTGETHKRKRDSIRRALFTEAKNRGSL, encoded by the exons ATGACTGATAAATATGCAGGTCTACACTGTGTATTAGTTGATGAAAAG GATGATACATTTTTGTGCAAGGCATCAATTAAGCGGTTTAACACATCATATGAATGGTGGTATGCTGCTTGCCCTACATGTGCCAAACAAATGTACAAGGACCCAACAACTGCTCAACAGATGTGCCAAAAACATATAAATCAAATGCCAACTCCTTG GTACAAAGTGTTCTTGGTCCTTGAAGACGAAACAAATGAGATCAATGCTCTCATTATCGGCAAATTAGGAGAAAAGGTCTTTGGCATGCCATGCAAAGATTTGGtttacaatcaaagatcaacaGATCACAAGCAATTACCAA TTTCATCGTCCACTACACCAGCTGAAAAAACTGGAGAAACGCACAAGAGGAAAAGAGATTCCATCAGAAGAGCCCTTTTTACAGAGGCTAAAAACAG AGGAAGTCTCTGA